GTAGGTCTGCCGCAAATGGAGAGCAGCGTCTGCTTCCCGCACTATTTCGCCCCCAATACTTTAGCACTAAACTATCGAATACTTTAATGCTAAACTATTTTCCGATCCGTGTCAACAGAGAAAACCCAGCCTTTGCTCGGCTGGGTAATCAGCTTCTCCCGTATCATTTGCCGCACTGCAGCATCTTACTCCCGGAACACACACCTTGACTTTTCTTCTTAATCAAATAGAATCGATGTAAAGAAGAAAGCAGGGAGGGATTCACTGATGATTACCGAGACCGATTTAAAGCATCTTAAGCGCTGTGTGGAGTTAGCCAGAACTGCATTGGAAAAAGGTGATGAACCTTTTGGATCGGTGCTTGTCTCCGGTGATGGAAAAGTTTTAAGAGAAGACCACAACCAAGTTGCCGGCGGGGACCACACTCAACATCCTGAGTTTAATCTCGCTCGATGGGCTGCCCAGAACATGACCCTAGAGGAACGGGCCAAAGCCACCGTTTACACATCTGGTGAGCACTGCCCCATGTGTGCGGCTGCCCATGGCTGGGTTGGCCTAGGCAGAATCGTCTACGCAAGTTCTTC
Above is a window of Bacillota bacterium DNA encoding:
- a CDS encoding nucleoside deaminase, whose product is MITETDLKHLKRCVELARTALEKGDEPFGSVLVSGDGKVLREDHNQVAGGDHTQHPEFNLARWAAQNMTLEERAKATVYTSGEHCPMCAAAHGWVGLGRIVYASSSKQLVQWLGELGIPPSRVKNLPIQDVIRDTVVDGPVPELSEEVRKLHQEFYARKKGNDKS